The following are from one region of the Planctomycetaceae bacterium genome:
- the scpB gene encoding SMC-Scp complex subunit ScpB: protein MNSLTPFNAERSGRHRDLRSVGSPDGDKTEVSRSWLRSGPAFQLRTSLDDSLLLDDGTLIRSTRLARLEATLLIAGTPVSARKLVQLARLVDVKEVHQLIERLNTSYDRSRSAFRIEPTGTGFQMMTRPALAAWLDRLHHRQARMKLSQPAMETLTIIAYRQPVTRADVESIRGVQSSDLIRQLIDRGLVRVGGEDDSLGRPFLYETTRQFLDMLGLGRIQDMPDFQTLGRTAPAVEPKVDSAEVAAADEAASDNESTRQAPAA, encoded by the coding sequence ATGAATTCACTGACCCCCTTCAACGCAGAACGCAGCGGCAGGCACCGCGACCTGCGGTCCGTCGGCTCACCGGACGGCGACAAAACGGAAGTGTCGCGATCATGGTTGCGAAGCGGCCCGGCGTTTCAGCTTCGTACGTCGCTGGACGATTCTCTGCTGCTTGACGACGGCACGCTCATTCGTTCGACGAGACTGGCTCGGCTGGAAGCGACGCTGCTGATCGCCGGAACTCCCGTGTCGGCCAGGAAACTGGTTCAACTCGCGCGGCTGGTTGACGTGAAGGAAGTTCATCAACTGATCGAACGGCTCAATACCAGCTACGATCGATCACGTTCCGCGTTTCGCATTGAACCGACGGGCACGGGATTTCAAATGATGACCCGTCCCGCACTTGCCGCGTGGCTGGATCGATTGCATCACCGTCAGGCGCGCATGAAGCTGTCTCAGCCGGCGATGGAAACGCTGACGATCATTGCCTACCGGCAGCCGGTGACGCGCGCCGATGTGGAAAGCATTCGAGGCGTGCAGTCGTCAGATCTGATCCGGCAACTGATCGATCGCGGTTTGGTTCGAGTTGGTGGGGAAGACGATTCGCTCGGCCGGCCATTCCTGTATGAAACGACGCGGCAGTTTCTGGATATGCTCGGCCTCGGACGCATTCAGGACATGCCGGATTTTCAGACATTGGGCCGCACCGCCCCGGCAGTCGAGCCCAAAGTAGATTCTGCCGAAGTCGCCGCCGCTGACGAGGCGGCCTCCGACAACGAAAGCACTCGGCAGGCACCGGCTGCCTGA
- a CDS encoding transglutaminase domain-containing protein, with protein MLPRRFPRFLACAALAAAVTAAAADDGSDTEDLSPSQPYSAVRSDPLEHDVEFVVIVTPPYHCQSLDVWIPVPQSDQAQEIANSQFSTFPVETAAQIGNEPIYNNRFAYFHFDHPQGAQIIRHQFQAKVWTLEWNLDAEKTTRPTRWPDRFDPYRRPQPVDDEQQLQTLLQSIVPERTEPGNELRNVMNWVDQNMTYDHVHASLSADANHALAERRGHCSDYHGLCATMGRMLGYPAQVTYGLSLFPKNSPSHCKLEAFLPPYGWVSYDVSETQKLVQKIRNDEQLSSQQKAVLTSAARNRMQSGFRENSWLLLTRGSDYQLIPKSKNPVRVVRTAWIEADGEPLPEPDPANPEQRQFAWMTAHRYTSDKPVQSPFADYTTLEE; from the coding sequence ATGTTGCCGCGTCGTTTCCCACGATTTCTGGCCTGCGCCGCGCTGGCGGCTGCTGTCACTGCCGCGGCGGCCGACGATGGATCAGACACGGAAGATTTGTCGCCGAGCCAGCCGTATTCAGCCGTCAGAAGCGATCCGCTTGAGCATGATGTCGAATTCGTCGTCATCGTGACGCCGCCGTATCACTGTCAAAGCCTGGATGTGTGGATTCCCGTTCCTCAATCGGATCAGGCACAGGAAATTGCCAACAGTCAGTTCAGCACGTTTCCCGTTGAGACCGCCGCACAGATTGGCAACGAACCGATCTACAACAATCGCTTCGCGTACTTTCACTTCGACCATCCGCAGGGCGCGCAGATCATCCGGCACCAATTTCAGGCGAAAGTCTGGACTCTGGAATGGAATCTGGATGCGGAAAAGACGACGCGGCCCACCCGCTGGCCGGATCGTTTTGATCCCTATCGCCGTCCGCAGCCTGTGGACGATGAGCAGCAGTTGCAGACGCTGCTGCAGAGTATCGTTCCGGAACGAACAGAACCCGGAAACGAGCTCCGGAACGTCATGAACTGGGTCGATCAGAATATGACCTATGACCACGTTCACGCCTCGCTGTCGGCGGATGCGAATCACGCCTTAGCGGAACGGCGAGGACACTGCAGTGACTATCACGGTTTGTGTGCAACCATGGGACGGATGCTGGGTTACCCGGCACAAGTCACGTATGGCCTGTCGCTGTTTCCGAAGAATTCACCTTCGCATTGCAAGCTGGAAGCGTTTCTGCCGCCATACGGCTGGGTGAGCTACGACGTCTCAGAAACTCAGAAACTGGTGCAGAAAATCCGGAACGATGAACAGCTGAGTTCGCAGCAGAAAGCTGTGCTCACCAGCGCGGCTCGCAATCGAATGCAGTCCGGTTTCCGTGAAAACAGCTGGCTGCTGCTGACCCGCGGGTCTGATTATCAGCTGATCCCGAAGTCCAAGAATCCGGTCCGTGTTGTCCGCACCGCGTGGATTGAGGCAGATGGCGAACCTTTGCCGGAACCGGATCCGGCGAATCCGGAGCAACGCCAATTCGCATGGATGACGGCTCATCGGTACACATCGGACAAACCAGTGCAGTCGCCGTTCGCTGACTATACGACACTTGAGGAGTAG
- a CDS encoding thymidylate kinase, giving the protein MTLLIAIEGIDGAGKGTQSRRLTERLYAVGRSATCIQFPRYTDTHFGAAIGDYLNGRFGLLNEVHPQLAAVLYAGDRYESKNLLLESMASHDVVVLDRFVGSNLAHQAAKLQGEDRTRLLAWIETIEHDVFQLPRPALNILIDISAGWSRTLVGRKGQRDYTDAQADIHESDLTYLEDVRQCYVSLAASRDDWCVVNSLSDDGQLRGVDEIADEIFGKAAALL; this is encoded by the coding sequence ATGACTTTGCTTATCGCCATTGAAGGAATTGACGGAGCCGGCAAGGGAACTCAGTCTCGGCGACTGACAGAGCGACTGTACGCGGTCGGCAGGTCTGCCACCTGCATTCAGTTTCCTCGGTATACCGATACGCACTTCGGCGCAGCGATCGGCGATTATCTGAACGGACGGTTCGGTTTGCTGAATGAGGTTCATCCGCAGCTCGCCGCGGTGCTTTACGCTGGTGATCGGTATGAATCGAAGAATTTGCTGCTGGAATCAATGGCCTCACACGATGTCGTTGTGCTGGACCGGTTCGTCGGTTCCAACCTCGCGCATCAGGCTGCCAAACTGCAGGGTGAGGATCGCACGCGGTTGTTGGCGTGGATTGAAACGATCGAACATGACGTCTTTCAACTTCCACGTCCGGCGCTGAACATTCTGATCGACATTTCTGCAGGCTGGAGTCGTACGCTCGTCGGTCGAAAAGGGCAGCGCGATTACACCGACGCGCAAGCTGACATTCATGAATCAGATTTGACGTATCTTGAAGACGTCCGCCAATGTTACGTCAGCCTCGCTGCCAGCCGGGACGATTGGTGTGTTGTTAACAGCCTGAGCGACGATGGGCAGCTCCGCGGCGTGGATGAGATCGCGGACGAGATCTTCGGCAAAGCAGCGGCCCTGCTGTAG
- the mtaB gene encoding tRNA (N(6)-L-threonylcarbamoyladenosine(37)-C(2))-methylthiotransferase MtaB gives MIQDRTFKLVTLGCKVNQYETQLVREAFRSNGYREAEDADRADLCVVNTCTVTNTGDSKSRQVIRRLARDNPGTKTIVMGCYATRDPQSVSELPNVIEVVTDKRELPDVLGRFGIVDMPGGISEFDGHHRAFVKVQDGCILKCSYCIIPTVRPGLRSRQPGDIEDEVRRLIDNGYREIVLSGIHVGHYGIDTNNLPPGAKPHRLWDLFRRLDSIPGDWRMRLSSIETVEVHDDFIKAAADCGRLCPQFHPALQSGSNTVLQRMRRRYRVQRFLDRLEQIRETLGGDPAFTTDVIVGFPGESDAEFQDTIDTCRRARFMKVHVFPFSRREGTPATDFENQVPPEVIRQRVHRLSELERDLALNFYNSRVASQATLEVLVERSADDHSGYVRGTDRWYMPVELRGTRHEAGQFVSCVADSASRDGVLATRVTVDSESDSCGSMPEDRNTVASFPQPR, from the coding sequence GTGATTCAGGATCGGACGTTCAAACTTGTCACGCTGGGCTGCAAAGTCAACCAGTACGAAACTCAGCTTGTGCGCGAGGCGTTTCGTTCAAACGGCTACCGTGAAGCGGAAGACGCCGATCGCGCGGATCTGTGTGTCGTCAATACGTGCACGGTGACAAACACCGGTGATTCCAAGTCGCGTCAGGTGATCCGGCGACTGGCACGGGACAATCCCGGCACGAAAACAATCGTGATGGGCTGCTATGCAACTCGCGATCCGCAGTCCGTCAGCGAATTGCCGAATGTCATCGAAGTCGTGACGGACAAGCGCGAACTGCCGGACGTGCTCGGGCGGTTCGGAATCGTCGACATGCCCGGCGGGATCAGTGAGTTCGATGGCCATCACCGCGCCTTTGTGAAGGTCCAGGACGGCTGCATCCTGAAATGTTCGTACTGCATCATTCCCACTGTGCGCCCGGGACTGCGCAGCCGTCAGCCAGGCGACATCGAGGACGAAGTCCGCAGACTGATCGACAACGGATACCGCGAAATCGTGCTGAGCGGAATCCACGTCGGACATTACGGAATCGACACCAACAACCTGCCGCCCGGCGCGAAGCCGCATCGGCTGTGGGATCTGTTTCGCCGACTGGACTCCATCCCAGGCGATTGGCGAATGCGACTGTCCAGCATTGAAACGGTGGAGGTCCACGACGATTTCATCAAAGCCGCCGCTGACTGCGGGAGACTTTGCCCGCAGTTCCATCCGGCATTGCAAAGCGGGTCGAACACGGTTCTGCAGCGAATGAGACGGCGTTACCGCGTCCAGCGATTTCTGGATCGGCTGGAACAGATCCGCGAGACTCTCGGCGGCGACCCGGCGTTCACGACCGACGTCATCGTGGGCTTTCCCGGCGAAAGTGATGCAGAATTTCAGGACACAATCGACACCTGTCGTCGAGCCCGGTTCATGAAGGTCCACGTGTTTCCGTTCAGCCGCCGTGAAGGGACTCCCGCGACCGATTTCGAGAATCAGGTTCCGCCGGAGGTGATCCGGCAGCGAGTGCATCGCCTGAGTGAGCTGGAACGTGACCTGGCGCTAAATTTCTATAACAGTCGCGTCGCGTCGCAGGCCACTCTGGAAGTTCTGGTTGAACGTTCCGCCGACGATCATTCTGGTTATGTGCGAGGAACGGATCGCTGGTACATGCCCGTGGAGCTTCGCGGAACACGGCACGAGGCGGGGCAGTTTGTGTCCTGCGTTGCTGATTCAGCAAGCCGAGACGGAGTGCTGGCGACTCGCGTCACGGTCGATTCGGAGAGCGATTCCTGCGGCAGCATGCCCGAGGATCGCAACACTGTCGCCTCGTTCCCACAACCACGCTGA
- a CDS encoding response regulator, which produces MSLNESLGAPQRCRILVMDDEPLVREAIAMLLKSMQYDVLDAATGEEALQILRELPPTDPPLLLIALLDLTVLHGQGGHEIIDPLRQEFPDVKAVVMTGRQDDPLVANFEEHGFVAVLSKPFQAKDLSELIQRLCDMP; this is translated from the coding sequence ATGTCTCTCAACGAGTCGCTCGGCGCTCCGCAGCGGTGCCGAATTCTCGTCATGGACGACGAACCACTGGTTCGCGAAGCAATCGCCATGCTTCTGAAGTCCATGCAGTACGACGTGCTGGACGCAGCGACCGGGGAGGAAGCGCTGCAGATCCTGCGGGAATTGCCGCCGACCGATCCTCCGCTGCTGCTGATCGCTCTGCTGGATCTGACGGTTCTTCATGGGCAGGGGGGACACGAAATCATCGACCCGCTGCGACAGGAATTCCCCGACGTCAAAGCCGTGGTCATGACCGGCCGGCAGGACGACCCGCTGGTCGCGAATTTCGAGGAACACGGCTTCGTGGCAGTGCTGTCCAAGCCGTTTCAGGCAAAGGACCTCAGCGAACTGATCCAGCGACTGTGCGACATGCCCTGA
- a CDS encoding TAXI family TRAP transporter solute-binding subunit, whose translation MNSGALRRDFATRSVSGLQRLPWLPLLLCAAMLLIVWTYWFQTRLPGRVIIAGGPSGGRYDRLANALAGELESRLGLAVEVRQTKGSLENLHLLDDGTVDLGFYQPETRTVLEGPPDDRPESEPAFFVSNLYAEYLLPLAAFDHPEHELQSLSGTIWSSNDRLSGDFAMTQLLLDHLGANDDTIDVISVPYDDLPRQIRDGTVHVAIVCCGLQAPILQELFTRRVARPLDVPFVDAFADKHISLQRVTVPAGYFRIRPDPMPERDFETVALRAQLLANCRAPVRLVEEVTSIVLDPRFQRQQHLTELFGDGIPYATDSPEFTMHAGASHIYYPDLKPLVNPDFVEGTEGLRSFLVSIVVAVWFVRRWWIRRRTRSQEHRLDRYIRNLLQLERDQLGVDGENPDDYAVLQELLDKVTLLRQEVLSEFTAHELNEDRAVDCFIEMCHALSDKVSGKLIRHCLRHFGPVRSSMDGGDVAPCAD comes from the coding sequence GTGAACAGCGGGGCTCTGCGTCGTGACTTTGCAACACGTTCTGTTTCCGGTTTGCAGCGATTGCCGTGGCTGCCGCTGTTGTTGTGCGCAGCGATGCTGCTGATCGTCTGGACCTACTGGTTTCAGACACGGTTGCCGGGTCGGGTCATTATCGCCGGTGGTCCTTCGGGAGGCCGGTACGATCGTCTGGCGAATGCTCTGGCCGGGGAGTTGGAATCTCGCCTGGGCCTGGCGGTGGAAGTACGGCAGACGAAGGGATCGCTGGAGAACCTGCATCTGCTGGACGACGGCACCGTCGACCTGGGCTTCTATCAGCCGGAAACCCGTACTGTTCTGGAAGGTCCGCCGGACGATCGTCCGGAATCCGAACCGGCCTTTTTCGTCAGCAACCTGTATGCGGAATACCTGCTTCCGCTGGCGGCCTTCGATCACCCGGAGCATGAGCTGCAGTCGCTGTCCGGAACAATCTGGTCCAGCAATGACCGGCTGTCCGGTGACTTCGCGATGACGCAGTTGCTGCTGGATCATCTGGGAGCGAACGACGACACCATCGATGTAATCAGCGTGCCCTACGACGACCTTCCGCGGCAGATTCGCGACGGAACCGTTCATGTGGCGATCGTCTGCTGCGGACTGCAGGCTCCGATTCTGCAGGAGCTGTTTACCCGCCGGGTCGCCCGACCGCTGGACGTGCCGTTTGTCGATGCGTTCGCCGACAAGCACATTTCGCTGCAGAGAGTGACGGTGCCGGCGGGCTACTTTCGCATCCGTCCCGATCCCATGCCCGAGCGCGATTTCGAAACTGTGGCGCTGCGGGCTCAACTGCTGGCCAATTGCAGGGCTCCCGTCCGGCTGGTGGAAGAAGTTACTTCCATCGTGCTCGACCCGCGTTTTCAGCGGCAGCAGCACCTGACCGAGCTGTTCGGCGACGGAATCCCCTATGCGACCGACAGCCCGGAATTCACGATGCATGCGGGAGCGTCTCACATCTATTACCCCGACCTGAAGCCGCTGGTGAATCCGGATTTCGTGGAAGGCACCGAAGGGCTGCGTTCGTTTCTGGTATCGATCGTCGTCGCTGTCTGGTTTGTCCGGCGGTGGTGGATTCGACGGCGCACGCGGAGTCAGGAGCACCGGCTGGATCGCTACATCAGAAACCTGCTGCAACTGGAACGCGACCAGTTGGGCGTCGACGGCGAGAACCCGGACGACTACGCGGTCCTGCAGGAGCTTCTGGACAAGGTGACTCTGCTGCGTCAGGAAGTGCTTTCCGAATTCACAGCACACGAACTGAACGAAGACCGCGCCGTCGACTGCTTCATCGAGATGTGCCACGCCCTGAGCGACAAAGTCAGCGGCAAGCTGATTCGACATTGCCTGCGGCATTTCGGGCCTGTGCGGTCGTCGATGGATGGCGGTGACGTCGCTCCCTGTGCCGACTGA
- the tilS gene encoding tRNA lysidine(34) synthetase TilS has translation MRSGFKHCGVDTHSRAIVAVSGGADSVALLHGILELGDVVSPPRLMVAHVNHGLRGVESDGDAAFVAALAEKHHLPFERHTVDAGRLADESATTVEEAARNARYDFFAQISGQRKCDVVVTAHHADDQAETVLHHILRGTGLRGLSGMQYRRPLADGVTLIRPMLRINRAEILAYLNARRLGYRTDQTNADAAFTRNRIRERLLPMLAEEFNPQVAKNLVSLASQSEQILECLDALADGILADATLDQQPDAVRLSRSVLTSWPAPVICHTLTILWQRMNWPRQKMTRSHWQSLAESIESSSGGTRDLPAGIRFESSDDVVRLLKQRT, from the coding sequence TTGCGAAGCGGTTTCAAACACTGCGGTGTCGACACGCACAGCCGCGCCATTGTGGCCGTGTCCGGCGGAGCGGACAGTGTCGCTCTGCTGCACGGAATTTTGGAACTGGGCGATGTCGTCTCACCGCCGCGGCTGATGGTTGCTCACGTCAATCACGGACTGCGCGGCGTTGAATCCGACGGCGACGCAGCGTTTGTCGCGGCACTCGCGGAGAAACATCACCTGCCATTCGAACGACACACCGTTGATGCCGGCAGGCTCGCGGACGAATCCGCAACGACCGTGGAAGAAGCGGCCCGCAACGCCCGGTACGATTTCTTCGCCCAAATCTCCGGCCAGCGAAAATGCGACGTGGTCGTCACCGCACATCACGCGGACGATCAGGCCGAGACTGTTCTGCACCACATCCTTCGCGGCACCGGATTGCGGGGACTGAGCGGCATGCAGTACCGCCGTCCTCTGGCCGATGGTGTGACTCTGATTCGACCGATGCTTCGAATCAACCGCGCGGAAATTCTTGCGTATCTAAACGCCCGACGACTCGGTTACCGCACGGATCAGACAAACGCCGACGCTGCATTCACACGCAACCGAATTCGCGAACGTCTGCTGCCGATGCTGGCCGAAGAGTTCAATCCGCAGGTCGCGAAGAACCTGGTGTCGCTGGCGTCGCAAAGTGAGCAGATACTCGAATGCCTGGATGCTCTGGCGGACGGAATTCTCGCCGACGCGACGCTCGATCAGCAGCCGGACGCCGTTCGGCTCAGTCGCAGCGTGCTGACGTCATGGCCGGCGCCCGTCATTTGCCACACACTGACGATTCTGTGGCAGCGCATGAACTGGCCACGGCAAAAAATGACGCGTTCGCACTGGCAATCGCTGGCGGAGTCCATTGAAAGCAGCAGCGGCGGCACTCGCGATCTTCCCGCCGGAATCCGCTTCGAGAGTTCGGACGACGTGGTCCGGCTGCTGAAACAGCGGACTTGA
- the rny gene encoding ribonuclease Y, which yields MEPYIAGIVTGVVGLALGFFLDRFLKGSAYKSRDEILQQAERDAENFRRDQEISLKEELLRRREQLDQKLDELKEGVRQQEREVDKREARLKEQHSDIRKKEQMLQTTQVKLTERAKAMEAREKELNRLLQEEQEQLYKISGLSRDQAREQLLTRVERELADDVGGLIMKHEAEVKAECDRQAREIIGMAVQRYASAHVSETTVSTVDIPSDDMKGRIIGREGRNIRAFEKATGVDVIVDDTPGVVIISAFDNVRREIGKLALAKLIQDGRIHPSRIEEIVAETQKEMEEHIRRLGMEACEEAGIRGLHAKIVDLMGRLHFRVSYSQNVRQHSIEVAYLTGMLAEQLGLDGTLARRCGFLHDIGKAADHEMEGGHPAVGAELLKRYNECEEVVHAAAGHHDDIRPDHIYTVLVAAADAISAARPGARRETLEKYVRRLEELEALACGFPGVEQAFAVQAGREIRVILDSGRVNDRQARKMSRDIADAIEQSLTYPGEIKVTVLRETRTVEYAK from the coding sequence ATGGAGCCGTACATCGCCGGGATTGTAACCGGCGTCGTCGGACTGGCTCTGGGATTCTTTCTCGATCGCTTTTTGAAGGGAAGCGCCTACAAGAGCCGGGACGAGATTCTGCAGCAGGCCGAACGCGACGCGGAGAATTTTCGCAGAGACCAGGAGATTTCGCTCAAGGAAGAATTGCTCAGACGACGTGAACAACTGGATCAGAAGCTTGACGAACTGAAGGAGGGAGTCCGGCAGCAGGAACGCGAAGTTGACAAGCGTGAAGCGCGTCTGAAGGAACAGCACAGCGATATTCGCAAGAAGGAGCAGATGCTGCAGACCACGCAGGTCAAGCTCACCGAACGCGCCAAGGCCATGGAGGCTCGTGAGAAGGAACTGAATCGCCTGCTGCAGGAAGAGCAGGAGCAGTTGTACAAGATCAGCGGACTCAGCCGCGATCAGGCTCGCGAACAATTGCTTACGCGGGTCGAACGAGAACTTGCTGACGACGTCGGCGGTCTGATCATGAAGCACGAAGCCGAAGTGAAGGCGGAATGCGATCGCCAGGCCCGCGAAATCATCGGCATGGCCGTGCAGCGGTACGCCTCCGCGCACGTTTCGGAAACCACGGTCTCGACCGTCGACATTCCCAGTGACGACATGAAGGGCCGGATCATCGGCCGCGAAGGCCGTAACATTCGCGCGTTCGAAAAGGCGACCGGCGTCGACGTCATCGTGGACGATACTCCGGGGGTCGTCATCATCTCCGCGTTTGACAATGTCCGCCGGGAGATCGGCAAACTGGCGCTCGCCAAGCTGATTCAGGACGGACGCATCCATCCCTCCCGCATCGAAGAAATCGTCGCGGAGACTCAGAAGGAGATGGAAGAGCACATTCGACGGCTGGGAATGGAAGCCTGTGAAGAAGCCGGCATTCGCGGCCTTCACGCGAAGATCGTCGACCTGATGGGACGGCTGCACTTCCGCGTCAGCTACAGCCAGAACGTTCGACAGCACAGCATCGAAGTTGCCTATCTGACGGGAATGCTGGCCGAACAGCTCGGGCTGGACGGTACGCTTGCCCGCCGCTGCGGATTTCTGCACGACATCGGAAAAGCGGCCGATCACGAAATGGAAGGCGGACATCCCGCAGTCGGCGCGGAACTGCTGAAGCGGTACAACGAATGTGAAGAGGTCGTTCACGCCGCTGCCGGTCACCATGATGACATTCGCCCGGACCACATCTACACGGTGCTGGTCGCCGCTGCCGACGCGATCTCCGCTGCCCGACCGGGCGCACGCCGCGAGACTCTGGAAAAGTACGTGCGACGGCTGGAGGAACTGGAAGCCCTGGCCTGCGGGTTCCCCGGTGTGGAACAGGCGTTTGCCGTTCAGGCGGGACGGGAAATTCGCGTCATTCTGGATTCCGGACGAGTCAACGATCGCCAGGCAAGAAAAATGAGCCGGGACATCGCGGACGCCATCGAGCAGTCACTGACCTATCCCGGAGAAATCAAAGTCACTGTTCTGCGCGAAACCAGAACGGTGGAATACGCGAAATAG
- a CDS encoding SLC13 family permease, with translation MLDPLLILTIGIAVVLGMIIFLRINAFIALISAAIVVSLLAPGAVEDKIKRVADAFGSLAGSIGIVIALAAVIGQCMMDSGAADRIVRAFLRALGEKRASFALMGSGFVLAVPVFFDTVFYLLVPLARSLFRKTKKNYVLYILAISAGGAITHTLVPPTPGPLIMAATLGIDIGWMILIGSMVALPAAFAGIVAASLLDRRYNIPMRQTGTQPEPEPLEDSQLPTLFVSLLPILLPVLMISCNTVITTMADSGRPGMLRTTEITDWAALSDGINNSTAGNYIADQLQKVGVESVPAAPSEEQQAEIVKGMNRLLADRKLFAGEVSGCCDSRMEGGRRPETRRR, from the coding sequence ATGCTGGACCCACTTCTGATTCTGACGATCGGCATCGCCGTTGTTCTGGGAATGATCATCTTCCTGCGGATCAACGCCTTCATTGCGCTGATTTCGGCGGCCATTGTCGTCAGCCTGCTTGCTCCCGGTGCGGTTGAAGACAAAATCAAACGCGTTGCTGACGCGTTCGGAAGTTTGGCCGGCTCCATCGGAATCGTGATCGCTCTGGCGGCGGTCATTGGCCAGTGCATGATGGACAGTGGTGCCGCGGACCGGATCGTGCGGGCGTTTCTGCGGGCTCTGGGCGAAAAACGAGCCTCCTTCGCGCTGATGGGAAGTGGCTTCGTCCTAGCCGTGCCCGTGTTCTTCGACACGGTGTTCTATCTGCTGGTGCCGCTGGCTCGATCTTTGTTTCGCAAGACGAAGAAGAATTACGTGCTGTACATCCTTGCGATTTCGGCCGGAGGAGCGATTACGCACACGCTGGTGCCCCCGACTCCCGGACCGCTGATCATGGCCGCGACGCTGGGAATCGATATCGGTTGGATGATACTGATCGGGTCGATGGTGGCTCTGCCGGCTGCCTTTGCGGGCATCGTTGCCGCCAGCCTGCTGGACCGGCGATACAACATTCCCATGCGTCAGACGGGAACGCAGCCCGAACCGGAACCGCTCGAAGATTCCCAGCTTCCCACACTGTTTGTGTCCCTGCTGCCGATTTTGTTGCCCGTGCTGATGATTTCCTGCAACACGGTGATCACCACGATGGCGGATTCCGGCCGGCCGGGAATGCTGCGAACCACGGAAATCACCGACTGGGCGGCGCTTTCCGACGGGATCAACAATTCCACCGCCGGCAATTACATCGCCGATCAACTTCAGAAAGTCGGCGTCGAGTCCGTTCCGGCAGCTCCTTCGGAAGAACAGCAGGCGGAGATCGTGAAAGGGATGAATCGGCTGCTGGCAGATCGAAAACTTTTCGCCGGAGAAGTTTCAGGATGTTGCGATTCCCGAATGGAAGGTGGACGCCGTCCTGAAACCCGCCGACGGTGA